In Miscanthus floridulus cultivar M001 chromosome 8, ASM1932011v1, whole genome shotgun sequence, the sequence AATTAGATGGCTCCTGAATGATGGCCACCATTCAGCAGCAGGCTTAATTTAGAGCTCCAACTCACAAAAATAACTTGTTACATATGCTCCTTTTCCCAAAGGGGAAAATGAGAGGCGTGATACTTCACGTACTGCATCCATCTGCCTGTTTTCATTGGGGGACAATTTTTGACGCTTGAAGCACAACTAGTCATTGCTTTTACTGTGTAACCGATCACACATGTCCTTGTAACAGCAGCCTTCTTAAATGGTTGTTGAACACATCAGGCATTAAGAACAGCTCAGCTCCCACATTTTTTAAGACTTTTTTGTAACAGCCCTCTTATGAAAGAAAGCATATGGCAGTTTTTCCTGTCTGTAAATTTCACAAATTTCTACAAAATGCTGCAAAGCATAGTGATTAAAAAAATAAGTTCAACAGCATAGTATTGATCACCTAAGCCAATAATCACACACGAAATATTAACACGGTGAACTTATTGGAATTTATAGCATACATCCATATATTACAActgaacatacacttgaaacagaGTCCTAATTTTACACTCAGGTCCCAATTGCATTTGCCCTATTTCCTGGCAGCATTTAAGATCTTCAAGTTAGACACCGTTGAGAGTAATCACAATTTTGCGAGGGCTGGCATGGTCACGGTGTTCGCACAGCCATATGCCCTGAAACAGAACCCAAATAAGATTTGGCAATTTGAATACATGCAGTTTGTTATACTATTCAGATGGCTCCTAAAGCTCACACCCGTTTGCCAGGTGTTACCTAATCATGGTATTACCAATGCAAATTGAGATACATGAACTAAGCTTGAATATCAGATATTCAATTGTGAGAAGGGATATATATTTCCCTCACCTGCCAAGTGCCCATATTGAGACGTCCATCAGTTATAGGAATCCTGCATAGAGCAAGATGCAAACAGTTAAAAACTTCTACACAGTAGAAGAATAACATAATGGAGGGAGGAAATAGGGAGTGAGGAACCGAACCACGTACGTTAGGGCACAACCGAACATAGAAGATTTAATATGTGCTGGCATGTCATCAGGTCCTGTAATTAGAACAGAACTCTCACTGTATTATCACAAAGAAAGCGGTACAGTTTTCATAACCAATGACCCATATGAGTAGTTTATGAATACACTACCCAAAAGTTCAGTGAATTTTTGCAAAAATTAACACCATTGAGACTTAACTAACCTTCCATAGTGTGTTTCCAAGGAGCATTGTGGCCCTGAAAATGATGACATAAGGAAGCAGCATTTTAATTGTACCATTTAAAAGAGAAGAGAAAAATCTAGGCCACTGACCTCTGGAACAATTCTGTTAAGAAAAGTCTCAGTGTCAGCCtgcacatcagagtcatagttctCGTTGATGGTCAGCGATGCGCTTGTGTGCTGCACTGCAAAACGAAAATAATTCATTAACACTAAAATGCAAGGAACAGTTCTTATCTACATGCTTGTCAGCTCATGAATATGCATTTCAATGGTGACAAAAAAAAGGCCACGACTTTTACTCCAAATTAGGCAAACTGCTTGTGCAGTTGCACGGCTACATTGAATTATTTCTTTTTCAGAACATGTTGAATCAATATTGAACTTCTGTGCTAGTACTAGCAATACCACAGATTCAATGAATGCTTCGGACATATATATAACATAGTTTTTTCTTTAACAGAATGGCAGGGGAGCCCCCTGCCTAATTTTTTCATTGATAAAAGGGTATATACATTTTACAAGGCCTTAGGcccaaagagaaaaaagaaaacagaaaaaactATTGgaagcgggcctggtgcaagcggtagagttttaccgcctgtgaccagaaggtcccgggttcgagtcgcggtctcctcgcattgcacaggcgagggtaaggcttgccactgacacccttccccagaccccgcacagagcagaGCTCTccgcactgggtacgccccttttttaaaaaaaaaatattggAAATTCTCTACCCAAATAATAAGATCACCCTTTACACTTGGCTCCTCCCGAAAAGTAGCTTTCCAGCGATCTAGGGAGACACTTCCATTGTCAAATATGATGCTATTTCTATGCTTCCAGATTGACCAACAGGCTACTATCATGATTTCTTTAAAGATGGCTCTTCCAAAGGCATCCATGGCGTCAATGATCATGTCCAGTGACTGGAGGGACAAATTCCAGTGGATGTTTAGCAAATTGCAGCAAAGAAGGCTAAAAGGGCATTCAAAAGAGAGATGGAAGAGAGTTTCTTCACTGGAGGTATTGCACAGAACACAATTGTAGTCATCTAGATGCCTGTTCTTTCTTCTGAGAAAATTTCTTGTGTTCAGAGAAGCCAAAAGAAGAATTTCTATTTACTTCGAGCACTTGATCTCCAAAACCAAGAAGAAGCCATGGCACAGTTTCAGCTTACTACACAGAATTTCCATCCACTAAATGGCATCAACACGTGGCTTAAACATAATCAACAGTTCATAAGCCACACTAAGATCCCTGAAGTTCTGCTGGTTTGACCGAATAAGCCGAGTGATTTTTTACTAAAAGACGCCTCGAGGCTGCCAAATTTTGATACAGCGAGTGAAGTTCAGTTCAGTTCAGTAAATTTCCATCAATTCTATATTTCTATCCCTCACCCACCCTGTCAGATTTACATAAAACTATCTGTAATACTACAACTTAATAGCAACTTACGGCATGTAGGCATGTAAGCAAGAACGATCCAACATGGAAATGTCTAGAAACGCATGATAATAAGTAGGTATATGTGTCAACATACGGAAGAAGTGCGCCAGACCGCACTTGAACCCGGCCAGGTCGCCCTCGATCTCCCTCAGAATCTGCAGCAGCACCCGGAGGAACATAAGATAAGGGGATCTCAGTACCAAGGCCACGAAGTGCGAGTACGAGAAGCCGCGGGTGAGACTTGAGAGAGAGCGGATGGGACCTTGGGGGTGATGAGGTGGCAGCCCCGCCGATGTGTGGGGATAACGACGGTCTTCTGGGCCCACTTCGCGGCCATGGAGCGGGGCGCGATGAGGCAGGAGGCGGCGCTGGGACCAGGAGGACGGGACCGGGCTTCGCCCGTGCTGCGGCAGTGTTGGTTGTTGCCTGGTTGCCTGGTTGGGGGCGCTCGCGGCGGCACGGGAAGACGCGGCAAGAGCTTGAGGTGGCGACCGCCGAGGTGGGGGCGGCGTGGGCTTGTGGCTGCGAAGGAGCACTCCGATACGGATTCGCGGCCGTCAGATGGAAGGATGAACGGGCGCGTGGATCGCCTACTAAAGATAATATATACGAGTTATATGATTATTTTGGCTATCATATTCATCAaaccaaaatattttttttgcgaTTAAAACCAAAATAAATTATTTGCTAATTCTATATAATATTATTAATTTATTGTGTTTATACAGCtgagagcatcttcaagagctcATCTGGTTTTTATATAAGGACATCTTTGTTTATTCGTTTTAACAAGAAGTTATTGAAAGTAGGATAAGAGCAATTCCAAGAAACTCTCTGGATCTTTTCTAATCATTAGGAATAGACATTTTAGTGAAAAAATGCCTTCCAGCAGCTTTTTTAATTGTTATTTGAACATAGCTATCTTTTATTTCGGATTTCTCGCTAGTCAAAGATAAAAAACGAGAATGGCTCCCAGAGTGCACACCAGGTATATAAAAAGTATTGGAGAGCATAAAGATATAGAAAACAATTTTATGCAAATGGCTCTCCagatgatgatttagagagtgagttttAAAAAGACTCGTGGAGATGCTCTAAAGTTTCTTCAATAAGTGTTATGAAGCATTTGAATAGCAGTGCAAATTCTAGCATGAGACTGGTTTTGACAAATGGGCTCGTTCGACTGGTTGAAAAACCAGTCGGATTTCACTGTGTGCggatgaaaaatattgttcactctctcacaaattcctccagattcctccaaattcctcccagcgaacagggccaaacAAAATTTCATGGACTGAGGAACTAACTGACGAGCCTGTTAGATGGAAAAAATCTCTCTATGTCCTAAGATCAGTCTAAGTGGATGTTCTACAAGAGTTTTATAGTCATTAAATAAACTGACATACCATAGTATAATTGAAGACACAGATGATAAAAAATTTATGGGATAAAATGAGTTTTAATGAGGATAAAACTTGTCTACTACCTCTGTCCCAAAAAAAATGTCGTAAGAGAGTTCGTGATGATCAAACATTCATAAATTCGACTAGATTTGTAAAAagtattagcaacatttatatcttaaaATAAATATGTATTCAacgattaatctaatgatactaattatataccataaatattaatattttcttgtatGTATTAGGTCACggttaaaaatatttgacttctgTAGAAGTGAGACTGATACTTTTGTGGGACAGAGAGTACAATGTTTTCAACACACAGGAGTTTTAGAAATTGTGACATAAAACTCCCATTAAGACTAGCTCAATGTTGATATCTTGGAAAGAGTGTACACCCATTTTTATGCAAAATGAAACACATCTGCATATTTTTTTATGCAAATGAAACACATCTGCGtatttttttatgcaaaatgaaaCACATCTGTGTATTTTCTTACTACTCCACCATCTTTGTCTACATGCACACACTAGTACAGAAATCTTAATGGAGGCAGGCAAAAAtaattaatggaggcgggcattgcaaCCACCTTCGATTAAAGGCCACGGTTAATCtatgattaacggaggcggttgcttTGCCTGTCTCCGtaaatcaaaataaaataataaaaaagcCGAGCCCAACGCTAGCCCATACGAGCCTGACGTCGAGCCCGGCCTCGCCGCCGTTGTCCTGGATCCGCCACCACCAGAGCACCTGGAGGAGCGCAGGTGCACCTAGAGGAGCGCCGGATCTGGTGGAGGCCCTACATCCGCACCTAGAGGCGCCCACCACATCCCTCCATCGGATCCACCACGGATCAAGGCCGCCGCCTGCGCCCCTCCACCAGATCGAGCCCACGCGCGCTGCCACCACCGAGCCCGTTGAAAGCCCTAGCttaattttggataattgatgaaacatatgcactaacctttgtcatgagttgtgagatgagctaggttggtgcaatccaagtgaggagcatggtggcactcaagagatggtgatgatcacatgaaatgatgagatgaccacatgtgatgatgatcaagtgctcaacttggaaaagaagaaagagaaaaacaaaaccctatggagatcaaggcaaaggtataaatagggattttgtttcggtgatcaagacactatagagagtgtgattacatttaggagtagatggccgtactattaagaaggattcttaactagacaattcggtcatgtagtgccactaggtgttggacttcatgcattgtatttaggcctagtgcacgtTGGAGAGCAAGTGAAAACATTTATCgaaaatgttttgagaaatgctaacttggctctaacatgttttgagaaaacactttgagagttagcgtTGCTTGCGGGGAGTAGTTCAAGTTGATGTCGATCTAATCGGCACAAAAGTTTGCAACTCGGTGAGCTAGTGGAGGTGCCTGGGTAGCACCGCCACCCCCCTGTCTGGTGgaaccgccacccctagggcagtgcccaCCTAGGCTCGACAGAGAAGGGCCGAGAGTGGCCGGTTTGGGGTGGTCACCGGACATGCCGATGTACACCGCCTCGGGTGCGGCGGTGCACCGCCTGGTCACTACCACTAGGGTGTCCGGTGCCATAGCCGTTTTCCTCTAGAGACGGGCGCAAGCGAGGGAGGTCAGCGCCATGGtgatggcggtgcaccgccctatttttctaGAGAGGGTCGATTTCAGGAACATGGCTGGGATGGTCACCGCTACCCCTAGGGCGATGCCACCAGCCATGCCATGTCCAGTGACCAACGCCTAGTTTTCTAGCCATTggaaagtgaccgttggggcatCGCCACCCCAGGGGCGGTGTGCCACCGCCGTGTCTTGTGCCCCCTCACAGACAGCTccaaggggtacaatggctctatttgcttgtgtggctataaatagagggtgtggccggccttggccagcCTCTTAGCACCtcttacacttgtgcacaccctttggaagctgagcaacacactccactcacttgttcacttgatttcatcatcttaagtgagattggagagccactagtgcattgcattgagttgcatcatcttgtggcactggttgggtgatttgggctggttgtgagcttgttactcttggtgtttgccgacacctagatggtctggtgattggaggatcattgagtggagttggtgattgtctccgacctCGATCAGCtatttgtgaggggtcttgtgccttccgcggcgaagcgccaaaggcaactctagtatattgcttgtgtcattaagctacctcacttatgggtaggtttttgcggtgtccaattgtgtggacgaggttcatacAACACCTATTCGTTCGCTCAGGCCAGGAATATAGCAGCGTTCATATAAAATTTTTTCACATCGTACTCTCACTTTTTGTAAGATaatgattcttacgcagcgtaaattagtgtacctgcagaagatttattagataaaaccagtgctactatcctagatagaccatatcaCTAGGGTttatacttatttacgtaatttatcGCTTCTTACTTTTTGCAAAGCttttgttgatcaaattttaggttttgaaaagagtttttaaactcgtagactcattattggctctgataccacctgtggtagaaccgcccaaaataacatgctttcaggaggtgctcatcttcctctagacactaagcaccccaaaagttagctacatcgggtagttccgttgagcacaccctaagagagaactcgaaataatccacgttttacatccaaaatccaataattagtacgagcttataatacttagtccattcatACAAttagagttcttggaaattattaattacaataccagagttcagagtgtgataattaaacagcggaatgaaaatatgCATCTAgtggaaacgatacaaggatccgtctgtatCCACCTAGAAGAAtcatccacacaagagctactcctcaagctgcacctgcaacaggggtaaaataaacccgaagtacacaatatacttgcaagacttacccgactagtggaaatagttttccgactccaaggaatatgattggcaatatgggtttgttgttttctttttgcaaaaagcattagtaatagttcatccttacagtcaagttttattaacagtcatgattacttcattagctaaccattctaggtaaagcACCTATATACTttcaagtaagagttgagcaatcagaaccatttcaccattctttcctcttttagttcttactactggtgctagaccatagccaagtcataccgtctcactaGAAAcgacgattcatgaaccaatataTCCAAgttaggtaccccgaaacacacgcccctaTTTGTACCCCAggacacaaacaagaccaacccattccactcctatcacggggtctaggtcctcatccaaacatggactctaagcccccacacttgagacccagtcttagtatggtgcttagacctcatCTTTCCtcatctccaatcagtcggtccaaaaagagtcgAAATcgatgacaagagcgtaacgagccttccagctcccataagtaagtatgtgcttaggataataagtctgtgacctgactaccatcctacaacaacagacggtccttaatcgacacggacaggaaaaatagtgtaacctaAGCTAAGCCCTATTGGGAGCGAGAcataacctattacacccaccaatacccataccatatccctgtcctgtctccattttttctttcatcattttatcatgagagtaattataataatcatctATTATGAGCAacaacaggttactcatgctatcgaaaacctaagcatagcagctactcgaacctacactagtaagactcttaggataggTATATTTATGCAGGTAGCTTTCATAAAATTCATGTatcataaatgcacatcacatatatatattcagtgattataaaaaatacgGGTTatacaccagggcttgccttgggtaggcagtGGTGTCAGCTGAAGTCAGCTAGTGGCGGCTCTAGGACTTTctcctatacgagaatctcctcctcatactcctcaatgatcttgaacttgtgatcaccggtggtcacgatctcctgccaactcgttctctacatgcatgcgatgatgatgcaacactgagtatttatgcaacaacaactcttaaaataaaaatacacatactaagctactatgctagctctaatgactaaggcactaagctaactatcatctttaccaagcaaagtgttgggttcaactaacaaacacctagctttacaaaatGAACAATATATCTTTATTTCCACTAATACtttaatgtatattaaaacaaagagcatttaactaccctaatgcttagtctattctaaggctacaaaaattatagtgagcacataataatataataaagCTACCCaaaaaatttcaggactaaagctatcaccaatttaccataaaaattcctacaataattctccTAACCATATTAAACTATttccaaatgatttaatagctcctagtatcaacatgtacatatatgaactaaatacactaacagatagagcataattttaggaacctaacaaaatttgtttcacaatttttagacacctacataattttatatgatttaccaaagatcagctcaaaaattatattagaaaactatttctaattccttatgaaaaagaaaaatgaattctcccgCACGGCCCACATGCGCGGCCCACGCGATGCCGGTCCACACGCAGAGACGACCCATGGCAAGGAAACCCCACGCGCTGGCGCTTTTGCAGAAACGCCCCCGCGCTATCCTCTATTAACACGACGACTATGCGTACTATTTCTACAGACAACGTTTATACAAGAAGACCCTCGTATTAACTCGTCTTCGCATCAGAGAGGTCCCTGATGCCTCCACGCTCACTAGCACGACATTGGCCGGCACTAGGCCGCTACACCAGCAAACTAGGGATCCCCTCGATCCATCTAGAGGATCGATGCTCACCTACTGGGACATTGCTCAACAATGGGCAGCAACTAGGAGAC encodes:
- the LOC136475928 gene encoding uncharacterized protein; the encoded protein is MAAKWAQKTVVIPTHRRGCHLITPKILREIEGDLAGFKCGLAHFFLQHTSASLTINENYDSDVQADTETFLNRIVPEGHNAPWKHTMEGPDDMPAHIKSSMFGCALTIPITDGRLNMGTWQGIWLCEHRDHASPRKIVITLNGV